From Streptomyces sp. TLI_235, a single genomic window includes:
- a CDS encoding RHS repeat-associated protein, whose translation MLRLLTMLTVAAVFLVPTTEQAMAQDMTLPPLSMQPLRNLAAWLTGSDPDWGDLPHQQGGTAAGRGHRTSAAQTHAGGGAGSKAGKGLGELPRYEPFARKAAGGASAGTKKGFNAATSRRIAAKSTAATDWYENADGTVSRKVSDGPLNYRDAKGVWQPIDTGLAQGGGRWRQKANALGVDFAAQSADRAVATLSTDANHSVSYGLKGAAQVTGTASGQTVNYPAVLPDTDLQLTSAATGLKESVVLHSAKAGNTWDFPLDLKGLTPSLNADGGVDLKDAKGTVTATIPAPYAFDSEIDPVSGERATTHAVTYRLVTDGAAPVLRMTLDARWLNDPARVFPVIVDPSVSVWDKIRSTYAESNFPTGDHSNEQFIKVGSYDSGTHSANSFVQEWRKTFDSSGVSLISAHLWLYDVWASTCTPETFYVAQVTQDWTPSSVTSYPGPNHGGAIGSLTPTVNNACHNTTGSPTGGDWVTVSLDTASIQNWANGTTADYGLAVYAPTTDNLHWKQFASIANPGVEPYVVYDYTGNLAPQVEATFPQNNAPVTTLTPELQAFADDDGAASSLQYQFQVYDPAGTKVADSGLVASAGWTVPAGKLKWGQTYYWEAQAYDGQLYSAGSPWSAFTAQVPQPLITSTLSQNGDARGFDPAIGNFTKEVTDAEVNTSGPSLDVVRDYNSRDFRTAGAFGSGWSSIFDAKATEQRDAAGNLVGVTVTYPQGSQVGFGRNSDGTFSPPQGRFASLRAVTGGYTLTDKNATVYTFTQALTGSYGITSVADAAGRAVTFTWTAGHVTTMASAVSQRSLNLTWSTPSGAGSAHVATVVTDPVTPGTPSSALTWTYSYSGDQLTKVCSPTDTATCSQYGYTSGSQFQTQALDAGASSLWQFNEASGSTALSSVGLNEGSDNATYSNVTLGQGGPLAGSTATGAGFNGTSSYVELPAGLAAGATQLSMSMWFKTTSSTAGVLFSYSTLPISAGSSLAQYTPSIYLDNHGRVNAEFWYSGQVHPIISSPVNDGNWHQVVLSGAGSTQSLYLDGAKVGTNTGMISYSGGYTSSLQGHTYIGAGFLGGVWPDEPNYSTTSNTGRATYFNGTIAQAAFYPKGLTAEQVASVYNAGKNPAQLLTSMTRPSGKQFAQVVYDTNAARVSQVTDANGGQWQIGTPAIAGSSQVYRSSVLGAAPAGYWRLGDGVGASQAWDEVNYGKATYANVTLGQGGPFADTPAARFNGSSSYVQLPNTTVVGTGPQSVELWFNHPAGNTSGGVLFDYAGASLTGGSPASNSYVPALYVGTDGKLRGRFWGFGYVTTGGNVNDGKWHHVVLSASKTSETMYLDGTAVGTSTGTFTASNSQYVYIGAGEAAGWPSAPTNTLGYFPGSIAEAAFYRTQLSGNDVAAHWQAGQNSGGLAPVETVNVTEPGGRTLVHQYDPNNGYRTVAETDGDGNRTSYGYDSGGFLYTVTDPNGNVTTTGHDVRGNTVSTTSCQNQAAGTCSTRYYSYWPDATTAVLTTADPRNDVLLTVRDPRSSSATDNTYLTTYGYDAAGNRTTITGPPVPGFPGGRTTTTTFSDGTATYPAADTGNVPAGLAVKATSPGGATNTIAYLHNGDVDSTVDAAGLKTTYTYDGVGRPLSKNVVSDTYPAGLKTTYTYDGQGQVTQEASPTITDQVTGATHTPRTTTVFDTDGNVTSQTVADTTGGDAPRTETTAYDQWNHVLSRTDANGNAGYGNGATTTYTYDSNGNLAQETDPAGNALKYTYNSDGQLLTQSLLNYTGDPLNPSAGTTLVESSRAYDPAGRLASVTDSMGNTTAYTYTDDGLTATVVRSDSTGSNRFTLQSNVYDAAGNLTRQTTGNGATVTDYQVDAASRNTGTTLDPAGAARTTAVSYTPDDLVATTHEYDASGYDRTTTSGYDNAGRLTSSTLHGDASGHPNGWWKLDQTSGTTVTDNSGTGNTAAASGVTWATDGNGVTSAKFTSTAGQQIATNGPVLNTTGSYTVSAWVNLSSLPTGNAAVVAQSGTKNSEFVLGYHPTGTGTAVWTLWNVSTDAAGPAFMYASSTAAPVANTWTHLVGVYDPSGGSMKLYVNGALAGSTTNSAPWQAAGQLTIGRDLWQGNPTDLLPGQVSNVQVYQRAVSAGEAQTLYTNGRTGGTVGSNTTQTTTYGYDKRGLLTMRIDANGERTDYDYDEAGNRVMVSLPTTMVESTGGNPVEASPTSFTGYDTFGEVTEELDANGRQTRYTYDANGEQTSTTAPSYTPPGASTPITPVSTQAYDNLGNVTTRTRPDGKSTSYLYDQLGQLAQETAPDGSKTRYGYDTNGDTLSVTDASGAVHQATYDWLGRQVTSTTLERYPTTQTITATSSYAATTGNPFGAHLASQTSAEGRTTSYGYNGAGEVTSTTDPVGNITRYTYDFTGQRQKTTAPDGTWSTVDHRADGLPVSARSYDAASVLLAQSSRTYDGVGNLLSTTDARGSTSTFTYDTTGMLTSESQPVTAGTSITTTFGYDALGHRTRFTDGRGNAWKYTFNSWGMPESVIAPNTATYTAAADSTTTYVYDQLGRTSQVNLPGGVTQTMGYDLLGRMTSQSGAGSEAATATRNFTYDAVGQVKTAATTEVGTVGQAGYQAATSESFGYDDRGDLLTATGSAGSSTFAYGKDGLMSSRTDAAGTTGYTYDNAGRLATLSDPATGNTLTYSYNALSQPATVNYGASGQDRTFTYNSRHQLTGDTLKKGATTLASVGYGYDADGNLTSKNTTGVAGASNNTYTYDLANRLTSWNNGTATTAYSYDASGNRIQVGSNVYTYDERDQLTSDGQHTYRYSARGTMTEDRTGGAPSVYASDAFNQQITTGQQNYGLDAFGRVITSGTQATGNRTLQYSGAENLVASDGTNTYTWDPTGSLVGINTPGGAASTGRLALTDQHDDVIGEFGAGSTALTGSRSYDPLGNTTAATGFVGQLGFQSGWTEAASGKVNMGSRWYNPGNGQFLNKDTVALDPAPTSVSANPFAYVNDNPLAGTDPDGHCSWYDVVCGAKKAVSTVSNAVSSAWNTASSYVSSAYEWAEDRMSRAYHYVAQQVTAVVQTVKRAVTTVVHRVVDYGRRVVRAAKRVYHHTVTTVRNTVKAAVHKVTTAYHAVAKKVTNSAVYKATKTVAKAAVATVNKAATASANYVKQHAAAITSFVVSTAVFAGCEAFTAGVGTIGCAAMAGAAGALVEQGFKCAQTGGQACSLGAFGGAALEGGIAGAIGGGLGVLGGKLLSNLAPKAMSAIGGLFGKAATETAETVAADATQAAGRKVAGEEAASAVDNVAAKAESRAGREAQSKPGCHSFTGDTPVVMGDGASRPIDQVKIGDTVTNSVPGQQGTQTHTVTDVIVTTTDHDFVDLTVTPTGADKAGASTEAPAKKSGVVRKTMLGLAAGVAALSFWAGTGDQQAQAAEIPSVTATTTATVQSSDDHTLTTTYHHPFYDETQHAFVEAKDLNPGDVLQTPTGTAQVTGLRLYHADETTYDLTIGDLHTYYAEAGETPVLVHNCDDGELRDLHSKLPKRSEGGQTSGIARDGNGNVSSILTSGKGTHRNLIDRANSRLSQWGFLSPAARASDVEQKVAASMLRPDGSSRIASADLVINHSGGPCQEPLGCDMVLPYILNKGQTLTVHFIDDAGVWNSHVYQGLANFG comes from the coding sequence ATGCTGCGACTGCTGACGATGCTCACCGTGGCGGCGGTGTTCCTGGTGCCGACGACCGAGCAGGCGATGGCACAGGACATGACCCTGCCGCCGCTGTCGATGCAGCCGCTGCGGAACCTGGCGGCCTGGCTGACCGGCAGCGACCCCGACTGGGGCGACCTGCCGCACCAGCAGGGCGGCACCGCCGCCGGTCGCGGTCACCGCACGTCCGCGGCGCAGACGCACGCGGGCGGCGGTGCCGGCTCGAAGGCGGGCAAGGGCCTCGGCGAGCTGCCCCGGTACGAGCCGTTCGCCCGCAAGGCGGCCGGCGGCGCGAGCGCCGGCACGAAGAAGGGCTTCAACGCCGCGACGAGCCGGCGAATAGCCGCCAAGTCGACCGCCGCCACCGACTGGTACGAGAACGCGGACGGCACCGTCAGCCGCAAGGTCTCCGACGGCCCGCTCAACTACCGCGACGCCAAGGGCGTCTGGCAGCCGATCGACACCGGCCTCGCCCAGGGCGGCGGCCGCTGGCGCCAGAAGGCCAACGCGCTCGGCGTCGACTTCGCCGCCCAGTCCGCCGACCGGGCCGTCGCCACGCTCTCCACCGACGCGAACCACAGCGTGTCGTACGGCCTCAAGGGCGCGGCACAGGTGACGGGCACGGCCTCGGGACAGACCGTCAACTACCCGGCCGTCCTGCCCGACACCGACCTCCAGCTGACCTCGGCCGCCACCGGCCTCAAGGAGTCGGTCGTCCTGCACTCGGCCAAGGCCGGCAACACCTGGGACTTCCCGCTCGACCTCAAGGGCCTCACCCCTTCGCTGAACGCCGATGGCGGCGTCGACCTCAAGGACGCCAAGGGCACGGTCACCGCGACCATCCCGGCGCCCTACGCCTTCGACTCCGAGATCGACCCGGTCTCCGGCGAGCGCGCCACCACCCACGCCGTCACCTACCGGCTGGTCACCGACGGGGCCGCGCCCGTGCTGCGGATGACCCTCGACGCCCGCTGGCTGAACGACCCGGCCCGCGTCTTCCCCGTCATCGTCGACCCCAGCGTCTCGGTCTGGGACAAGATCCGCTCCACCTACGCCGAGTCCAACTTCCCGACCGGCGACCACTCGAACGAGCAGTTCATCAAGGTCGGCTCCTACGACTCCGGCACCCACTCCGCGAACTCCTTCGTCCAGGAGTGGCGCAAGACCTTCGACAGCTCCGGCGTCTCGCTGATCTCCGCGCACCTGTGGCTCTACGACGTCTGGGCCTCCACCTGCACCCCGGAGACCTTCTACGTCGCCCAGGTCACCCAGGACTGGACGCCCAGCAGCGTCACCAGCTACCCCGGCCCCAACCACGGCGGCGCGATCGGCAGTCTCACCCCGACCGTCAACAACGCCTGCCACAACACCACCGGCAGCCCCACCGGCGGCGACTGGGTGACCGTCTCGCTGGACACCGCGTCGATCCAGAACTGGGCCAACGGCACCACCGCCGACTACGGCCTGGCCGTCTACGCCCCCACCACGGACAACCTGCACTGGAAGCAGTTCGCCTCCATCGCCAACCCCGGTGTCGAGCCGTACGTCGTCTACGACTACACCGGCAACCTCGCGCCGCAGGTCGAGGCGACCTTCCCGCAGAACAACGCCCCCGTCACCACCCTCACCCCCGAGCTGCAGGCCTTCGCCGACGACGACGGCGCCGCCTCCTCCCTGCAGTACCAGTTCCAGGTCTACGACCCGGCAGGCACCAAGGTCGCCGACTCCGGGCTCGTCGCCAGCGCCGGCTGGACGGTGCCGGCCGGCAAGCTGAAGTGGGGCCAGACCTACTACTGGGAGGCCCAGGCCTACGACGGCCAGCTGTACTCGGCGGGCTCGCCCTGGTCGGCGTTCACCGCGCAGGTCCCGCAGCCGCTGATCACCTCCACGCTCTCGCAGAACGGCGACGCCCGCGGCTTCGACCCCGCCATCGGCAACTTCACCAAGGAAGTGACCGACGCCGAGGTCAACACCTCCGGCCCCAGCCTCGACGTGGTCCGCGACTACAACTCGCGCGACTTCCGTACCGCCGGCGCCTTCGGCTCCGGATGGTCGAGCATCTTCGACGCCAAGGCCACCGAGCAGCGCGACGCGGCCGGCAACCTGGTCGGCGTCACCGTCACCTACCCGCAGGGCTCCCAGGTCGGCTTCGGCCGCAACTCCGACGGGACCTTCTCCCCGCCGCAGGGCCGCTTCGCCAGCCTGCGCGCCGTCACCGGCGGCTACACCCTCACCGACAAGAACGCCACGGTCTACACCTTCACCCAGGCACTGACCGGCAGCTACGGCATCACCTCCGTCGCGGACGCCGCCGGCCGCGCGGTCACCTTCACCTGGACGGCCGGACACGTCACCACCATGGCGTCCGCGGTCTCCCAGCGCTCCCTCAACCTGACCTGGTCCACCCCGTCCGGCGCCGGCAGCGCGCACGTCGCCACCGTCGTCACCGACCCGGTCACCCCCGGCACCCCCTCGTCCGCCCTCACCTGGACGTACAGCTACAGCGGGGACCAGCTCACCAAGGTCTGCTCGCCGACCGACACCGCCACCTGCAGCCAGTACGGCTACACCAGCGGCTCGCAGTTCCAGACCCAGGCCCTCGACGCCGGCGCCTCCTCGCTCTGGCAGTTCAACGAGGCGAGCGGCTCCACCGCGCTCAGCAGCGTCGGCCTGAACGAGGGCTCCGACAACGCGACCTACAGCAACGTCACCCTCGGGCAGGGCGGCCCGCTCGCGGGCAGCACCGCCACCGGCGCCGGATTCAACGGCACCAGCTCCTACGTCGAGCTGCCCGCCGGCCTCGCCGCAGGCGCGACCCAGCTGTCGATGTCCATGTGGTTCAAGACCACCAGCAGCACGGCCGGCGTGCTGTTCTCCTACTCCACGCTGCCGATCAGCGCCGGCTCCAGCCTGGCCCAGTACACCCCGTCGATCTACCTCGACAACCACGGCCGGGTCAACGCCGAGTTCTGGTACTCCGGCCAGGTCCACCCGATCATCAGCAGTCCCGTCAACGACGGCAACTGGCACCAGGTCGTGCTGTCCGGCGCCGGCTCCACCCAGTCCCTCTACCTCGACGGCGCCAAGGTCGGCACCAACACCGGCATGATCTCCTACAGCGGCGGCTACACCAGCTCCCTGCAGGGCCACACCTACATCGGCGCCGGCTTCCTCGGCGGCGTCTGGCCGGACGAGCCGAACTACTCGACCACGTCCAACACCGGCCGGGCCACCTACTTCAACGGCACCATCGCGCAGGCCGCCTTCTACCCGAAGGGCCTCACGGCCGAGCAGGTCGCCTCCGTCTACAACGCCGGCAAGAACCCCGCCCAGCTGCTCACCTCGATGACCCGCCCGTCGGGCAAGCAGTTCGCCCAGGTCGTCTACGACACCAACGCCGCCCGCGTCTCCCAGGTCACCGACGCGAACGGCGGCCAGTGGCAGATCGGCACCCCGGCCATCGCCGGCTCCAGCCAGGTCTACCGCTCCTCCGTCCTGGGCGCGGCGCCCGCCGGGTACTGGCGTCTCGGTGACGGCGTCGGCGCGAGCCAGGCCTGGGACGAGGTGAACTACGGCAAGGCCACGTACGCCAACGTGACCCTCGGCCAGGGCGGCCCGTTCGCGGACACCCCGGCCGCGAGGTTCAACGGCAGCTCCTCGTACGTCCAGCTGCCGAACACCACCGTGGTCGGCACCGGGCCGCAGTCCGTCGAGCTGTGGTTCAACCACCCGGCGGGCAACACCTCCGGCGGCGTCCTCTTCGACTACGCGGGCGCCTCGCTGACCGGCGGCTCTCCCGCCTCCAACTCCTACGTCCCCGCGCTGTACGTGGGCACCGACGGCAAGCTCCGCGGCCGCTTCTGGGGCTTCGGGTACGTGACGACCGGCGGCAACGTCAACGACGGCAAGTGGCACCACGTGGTGCTCTCGGCCTCGAAGACCTCCGAGACGATGTACCTCGACGGCACCGCCGTCGGCACCTCGACCGGCACCTTCACCGCCAGCAACTCCCAGTACGTCTACATCGGCGCCGGTGAGGCCGCCGGCTGGCCGTCCGCCCCGACCAACACCCTCGGGTACTTCCCCGGCTCGATCGCCGAGGCCGCCTTCTACCGCACTCAGCTGAGCGGCAACGACGTCGCCGCGCACTGGCAGGCCGGCCAGAACTCCGGCGGCCTCGCCCCGGTCGAGACGGTCAACGTCACCGAGCCCGGCGGCCGGACGCTCGTCCACCAGTACGACCCCAACAACGGCTACCGCACCGTCGCCGAGACCGACGGCGACGGCAACCGCACCAGCTACGGCTACGACAGCGGCGGCTTCCTCTACACCGTCACCGACCCCAACGGGAACGTCACCACCACCGGCCACGACGTCCGCGGCAACACGGTGTCCACCACGAGCTGCCAGAACCAGGCCGCGGGCACCTGCTCCACCCGGTACTACTCCTACTGGCCCGACGCCACCACGGCCGTCCTGACCACTGCCGACCCGCGCAACGACGTCCTGCTGACGGTGCGCGACCCGCGCTCCTCCTCGGCGACCGACAACACCTACCTCACCACCTACGGCTACGACGCGGCCGGCAACCGCACCACCATCACCGGCCCGCCCGTGCCCGGCTTCCCCGGCGGCCGCACCACCACGACCACCTTCAGCGACGGCACCGCCACCTACCCGGCCGCGGACACCGGCAACGTGCCCGCCGGCCTGGCGGTCAAGGCCACCTCGCCCGGCGGCGCGACCAACACCATCGCCTACCTCCACAACGGCGACGTCGACTCCACCGTGGACGCCGCCGGCCTGAAGACCACCTACACCTACGACGGCGTCGGCCGACCCCTCAGCAAGAACGTCGTCTCCGACACCTACCCCGCCGGTCTGAAGACCACCTACACCTACGACGGCCAGGGCCAGGTCACCCAGGAGGCCAGCCCCACCATCACGGACCAGGTCACCGGAGCGACCCACACCCCGCGGACGACGACCGTCTTCGACACCGACGGCAACGTCACCTCGCAGACCGTCGCCGACACCACCGGCGGCGACGCACCGCGCACCGAGACGACCGCGTACGACCAGTGGAACCACGTCCTGAGCCGCACCGACGCCAACGGCAACGCGGGCTACGGCAACGGGGCCACCACCACCTACACCTACGACAGCAACGGCAACCTGGCGCAGGAGACCGACCCCGCCGGCAACGCCCTCAAGTACACCTACAACAGCGACGGCCAGCTGCTCACCCAGAGCCTGCTCAACTACACCGGCGACCCGCTCAACCCGTCCGCCGGAACCACCCTCGTCGAGTCCTCGCGGGCCTACGACCCGGCCGGCCGCCTCGCGTCCGTCACCGACTCGATGGGCAACACCACCGCGTACACGTACACCGACGACGGCCTGACGGCGACGGTGGTGCGCAGCGACTCCACCGGCAGCAACCGCTTCACCCTGCAGTCCAACGTCTACGACGCGGCCGGCAACCTCACCCGGCAGACCACCGGCAACGGCGCCACCGTGACCGACTACCAGGTCGACGCCGCCTCGCGGAACACCGGCACCACGCTCGACCCCGCCGGGGCCGCCCGCACCACCGCCGTCTCCTACACCCCGGACGACCTGGTCGCGACCACGCACGAGTACGACGCGTCCGGCTACGACCGCACCACCACCTCGGGCTACGACAACGCCGGCCGCCTCACCAGCAGCACCCTGCACGGCGACGCCTCCGGCCACCCCAACGGCTGGTGGAAGCTCGACCAGACCTCCGGCACCACCGTCACCGACAACTCCGGCACCGGCAACACCGCCGCCGCCAGCGGCGTCACCTGGGCCACCGACGGCAACGGCGTGACCAGCGCCAAGTTCACCTCCACCGCCGGGCAGCAGATCGCCACCAACGGACCGGTCCTCAACACCACCGGCTCCTACACGGTCTCCGCCTGGGTCAACCTCTCCTCGCTGCCCACCGGCAACGCGGCGGTCGTCGCCCAGTCCGGCACCAAGAACAGCGAGTTCGTGCTCGGCTACCACCCCACCGGCACCGGTACCGCCGTGTGGACGCTGTGGAACGTCAGCACCGACGCCGCCGGCCCCGCCTTCATGTACGCCTCGTCCACCGCCGCGCCGGTCGCCAACACCTGGACCCACCTGGTCGGCGTCTACGACCCGTCCGGCGGCAGCATGAAGCTGTACGTCAACGGCGCCCTCGCGGGCAGCACCACCAACTCCGCCCCCTGGCAGGCCGCCGGCCAGCTCACCATCGGCCGCGACCTGTGGCAGGGCAACCCCACCGACCTGCTACCCGGCCAGGTGTCGAACGTGCAGGTCTACCAGCGCGCGGTGTCCGCCGGCGAGGCGCAGACCCTCTACACCAACGGCCGCACCGGCGGCACCGTCGGCTCCAACACCACACAGACCACCACGTACGGCTACGACAAGCGCGGTCTGCTCACCATGCGGATCGACGCCAACGGCGAGCGGACCGACTACGACTACGACGAGGCCGGCAACCGCGTCATGGTCTCGCTGCCCACCACCATGGTGGAGAGCACCGGCGGCAACCCCGTCGAGGCCTCGCCGACCTCGTTCACCGGATACGACACCTTCGGCGAGGTCACCGAGGAGCTCGACGCCAACGGCAGGCAGACCCGCTACACCTACGACGCCAACGGCGAGCAGACCTCCACCACGGCGCCCTCCTACACCCCGCCGGGTGCGAGTACGCCGATCACTCCGGTCAGCACCCAGGCCTACGACAACCTCGGCAACGTCACCACCCGCACCCGACCGGACGGCAAGTCCACGAGCTACCTCTACGACCAGCTCGGCCAGCTCGCCCAGGAGACAGCCCCCGACGGGTCCAAGACCCGCTACGGCTACGACACCAACGGCGACACCCTCTCCGTCACCGACGCGAGCGGCGCCGTCCACCAGGCCACCTACGACTGGCTCGGCCGGCAGGTCACCTCCACCACCCTGGAGCGGTACCCGACCACCCAGACCATCACCGCCACCTCCTCGTACGCCGCCACCACCGGCAACCCCTTCGGCGCCCACCTGGCGTCGCAGACCAGCGCGGAGGGCCGCACCACCAGCTACGGCTACAACGGCGCCGGCGAGGTCACCTCGACGACCGACCCGGTCGGCAACATCACCCGCTACACCTACGACTTCACGGGCCAGCGGCAGAAGACCACCGCGCCGGACGGCACCTGGAGCACCGTCGACCACCGGGCGGACGGCCTGCCCGTCTCCGCCAGGTCCTACGACGCCGCCTCGGTGCTGCTCGCGCAGAGCTCGCGGACGTACGACGGGGTCGGCAACCTGCTGTCGACCACCGACGCCCGCGGCTCCACCTCGACGTTCACCTACGACACCACCGGCATGCTGACGAGCGAGAGCCAGCCCGTCACCGCCGGCACCTCGATCACCACCACCTTCGGCTACGACGCCCTCGGCCACCGCACCCGCTTCACCGACGGCCGCGGAAACGCCTGGAAGTACACCTTCAACAGCTGGGGCATGCCGGAGAGCGTCATCGCCCCCAACACCGCGACCTACACCGCCGCGGCGGACAGCACCACCACCTACGTCTACGACCAGCTCGGCCGCACCAGCCAGGTCAACCTCCCCGGCGGGGTCACCCAGACCATGGGGTACGACCTGCTCGGCCGGATGACCTCGCAGTCCGGCGCGGGCTCGGAGGCGGCCACCGCCACCCGCAACTTCACCTACGACGCAGTCGGCCAGGTCAAGACCGCGGCCACCACCGAGGTCGGCACCGTCGGACAGGCCGGCTACCAGGCCGCCACCAGCGAGTCCTTCGGCTACGACGACCGCGGTGACCTCCTCACCGCCACCGGGTCCGCCGGCAGCAGCACCTTCGCCTACGGCAAGGACGGCCTGATGTCCTCGCGGACGGACGCCGCGGGCACCACCGGCTACACCTACGACAACGCCGGCCGCCTGGCCACCCTCAGCGACCCGGCCACCGGCAACACCCTCACCTACTCCTACAACGCGCTCTCCCAGCCGGCGACCGTCAACTACGGCGCCAGCGGCCAGGACCGCACCTTCACCTACAACTCCCGCCACCAGCTGACCGGCGACACCCTGAAGAAGGGCGCCACCACCCTCGCCTCCGTGGGCTACGGGTACGACGCCGACGGCAACCTGACCAGCAAGAACACCACCGGGGTCGCCGGCGCCTCCAACAACACCTACACCTACGACCTCGCCAACCGTCTCACCTCCTGGAACAACGGCACCGCCACCACGGCGTACTCCTACGACGCCTCCGGCAACCGCATCCAGGTCGGCTCCAACGTCTACACCTACGACGAGCGCGACCAGCTGACCTCCGACGGCCAGCACACCTACCGCTACTCGGCCCGCGGCACCATGACCGAGGACCGCACCGGCGGCGCCCCGTCGGTCTACGCCTCCGACGCGTTCAACCAGCAGATCACCACCGGCCAGCAGAACTACGGGCTCGACGCCTTCGGCCGCGTGATCACCTCCGGCACCCAGGCCACCGGCAACCGCACCCTGCAGTACAGCGGCGCCGAGAACCTGGTCGCCTCGGACGGGACCAACACCTACACCTGGGACCCGACCGGCTCACTCGTCGGCATCAACACCCCTGGCGGAGCCGCCTCCACCGGCCGCCTCGCCCTGACCGACCAGCACGACGACGTCATCGGCGAGTTCGGCGCGGGCTCCACCGCGCTCACCGGCTCGCGCAGCTACGACCCGCTCGGCAACACGACCGCCGCCACCGGCTTCGTCGGCCAGCTCGGATTCCAGTCCGGCTGGACCGAGGCCGCCAGCGGCAAGGTCAACATGGGCTCGCGCTGGTACAACCCGGGCAACGGCCAGTTCCTCAACAAGGACACCGTCGCCCTGGACCCGGCGCCGACCTCGGTCTCCGCCAACCCCTTCGCCTACGTCAACGACAACCCGCTCGCCGGCACCGACCCCGACGGCCACTGCTCCTGGTACGACGTGGTCTGCGGCGCCAAGAAGGCCGTCTCCACGGTCTCCAACGCCGTCTCGTCGGCCTGGAACACCGCCAGCTCCTACGTCAGCTCGGCCTACGAGTGGGCCGAGGACCGGATGTCGCGGGCGTACCACTACGTCGCCCAGCAGGTCACGGCCGTCGTCCAGACCGTCAAGCGGGCCGTCACCACCGTCGTCCACAGGGTCGTGGACTACGGACGCCGGGTGGTCAGGGCCGCGAAACGCGTCTACCACCACACGGTGACGACCGTCCGCAACACCGTGAAGGCCGCCGTCCACAAGGTCACCACCGCCTACCACGCCGTCGCCAAGAAGGTCACCAACAGCGCCGTCTACAAGGCCACCAAGACGGTCGCCAAGGCCGCCGTCGCCACCGTCAACAAGGCCGCGACCGCCTCGGCCAACTACGTCAAGCAGCACGCCGCGGCGATCACCTCGTTCGTCGTCTCCACCGCCGTCTTCGCCGGCTGCGAGGCCTTCACCGCCGGTGTCGGCACCATCGGCTGCGCGGCCATGGCCGGCGCGGCCGGGGCGCTCGTCGAGCAGGGCTTCAAGTGCGCCCAGACCGGCGGCCAGGCCTGCTCCCTCGGGGCCTTCGGCGGCGCCGCCCTCGAAGGCGGCATCGCCGGCGCGATCGGCGGAGGCCTCGGCGTCCTCGGGGGCAAGCTCCTCAGCAACCTCGCCCCCAAGGCCATGAGCGCCATCGGCGGCCTCTTCGGCAAGGCCGCCACCGAGACCGCCGAAACCGTCGCCGCCGACGCGACCCAGGCGGCGGGCCGCAAGGTCGCCGGCGAGGAGGCCGCCTCCGCGGTCGACAACGTCGCGGCCAAGGCGGAATCGCGGGCGGGCCGCGAGGCACAGTCCAAGCCCGGGTGCCACAGCTTCACGGGCGACACCCCGGTCGTCATGGGCGACGGCGCCAGCAGGCCCATCGACCAGGTCAAGATCGGCGACACGGTCACCAACTCGGTGCCGGGTCAGCAGGGCACCCAGACCCACACCGTCACCGATGTCATCGTCACCACCACCGACCACGACTTCGTCGACCTCACGGTGACCCCGACGGGCGCCGACAAGGCAGGCGCCTCCACCGAGGCCCCCGCCAAGAAGAGCGGCGTCGTTCGTAAGACCATGCTGGGCCTCGCAGCAGGCGTCGCAGCACTCTCCTTCTGGGCCGGCACCGGCGACCAGCAGGCCCAGGCCGCCGAGATCCCCTCGGTAACGGCCACCACCACGGCCACGGTCCAGTCGTCCGACGACCACACCCTGACCACCACCTACCACCACCCCTTCTACGACGAGACTCAGCACGCCTTCGTCGAGGCCAAGGACCTCAACCCCGGCGACGTCCTCCAGACGCCCACCGGCACCGCCCAGGTCACCGGTCTCCGGCTCTACCACGCCGACGAGACCACGTACGACCTCACCATCGGCGACCTCCACACGTACTATGCGGAGGCTGGCGAGACACCGGTCTTGGTGCATAACTGCGATGACGGCGAACTCCGAGATCTCCACAGCAAACTTCCGAAGAGGTCTGAAGGCGGACAAACCTCGGGCATTGCCAGGGATGGCAACGGCAACGTTAGTAGCATCCTTACAAGCGGAAAGGGGACCCATAGGAATCTGATCGATCGAGCGAATAGTCGATTGAGCCAGTGGGGCTTCCTTTCACCTGCTGCGCGCGCGAGTGATGTCGAGCAGAAGGTTGCCGCCAGTATGCTCCGTCCGGATGGAAGTTCGCGTATCGCCAGTGCAGACCTGGTGATCAATCATTCGGGTGGCCCGTGCCAGGAGCCGCTGGGGTGCGATATGGTGCTACCATACATCCTCAACAAGGGGCAAACGTTGACAGTTCACTTTATTGACGACGCCGGCGTGTGGAATAGTCATGTATACCAAGGGCTGGCAAATTTCGGCTGA